DNA from Lagenorhynchus albirostris chromosome 15, mLagAlb1.1, whole genome shotgun sequence:
gggaaataataatagtacctattttaTAGGGTTGTTGGAAGGAGGTTGaacataaaaatcacaatattATTTTCTAGCATTGGAAAAGCAACACAATATAGTTCCAAAGTTGGAAGCCCAGCATCCCGGCCTCCTCCAAGATATTGCTCAAGTTTCTTCCCTACTGTTTTGCCTTCTTTGGAAGGGGAAAAGTGGATGGCATCCAGCTCTGAGTCTCTGGGAACCAACTCAAGCAACAGACCAGGGGAAAGCCGCCATCTTGTCAGGAGAATAAGATTAGCCCAAAGGTGATGCTCTGTGTGGACAGATGGTAACAGCTGGTAAACCCAGGGACCTGTGTTGCTTTGAGGCACGTTCTAGTTGCTGGTGGCCCCCTCCAGACCTCCAGCTTTGACTGACCCAGAGGATGAGGGTTTCCTAAACAGGAGAAGATCATTATTTTGTCCCTCAAGGGGATTGTTGAGGGAGAGTGTGTCACCAGCAACCTTCTTCTCACAAGGGGTGTTGTGAGAGATGGCAGGTAGATTAGACACATGGGAACCGGGGAACATGAGGGGCGGCAGCAAAGCCCTGAGGGGAAGCCAGAAGCTGGGGGTCTCATCCTAGCTATCCCCCCACCACTGGTCTTCCTGAGGACCCTgaagagcctcagtttctccacgtACAAAGTGAAAATTTGGGAGGATTCAGCACTCCCTAAGGCTCTTTTATGCTCAGTTATGCTAAGGTTCTGTGGTTTCAGGCAAGCAGCCAACAACcctttattgagtacctattatgtgccaggcactaggcaTTATGCTCAAGACCATGGGCTCTGAAGCCAGGCTGCCTGGTGCAAATCATGGCTCTACCACTTCCCAGCTGGGTAACCTCGGGCAAGTctcttaaccactctgtgccccagtttcctcatctgaaaaatggggataataatggctCTACCATTTAAGGCTGTTCAGAGAATTAAATAGTTGGTATATGGAAAGAGCCTAGAACTGCATCTAGCCCGCAGTAACTGCTGGATGCATAATAACTGCTACTATATACATTGTACAATTTAATTCTCATGCTGATGCAATTCAACAAGTATGCACAGTGCTCTTGTTTGGGTCAGGCTCTGGGCAAGGAGAGGAGGCCATAGTAGTGAACAAACCTAGCCTAGGTCTGCCCTTAGGGAGCTTACGGTCTAATGGTTGGGAGAAAGTGATTACCCACTTAACATCTAGTTCTTCCTAAGCTTTTTTACTGAAATCTAAATCCACCCATGGCCAAGAGacagtcctgggttcaaatcccacctctgccatcTCCCAGCTGTGTTGACTTGGAAAGTTATTTATCTTCTCTGTGtcccagttccctcatctgtaaaagaggggtgttttttttttaagcaggccTGTTGCAATGATTAATTGAGATCATGCACATAGAgactttgcacagtgcctggcacatcatcAGTGCCTAGAAATAAGTGGCAACTCACCTGGCTTGGCCGCTTGCTTTAACCTGGGCTGACATCCGAGCCTCTCCTTgagcttcttttgtttttttcccagcaaGACTTCCTTTCAGGGCTTCCCAAACTCTGCCACCAAAATTTACCTGTGGGCAGAGGAGAGTGAAAACGGGGCCCTGGGAAGTCAGGGGGCATCACCAGAAGCCACCTTCCGTGAGCTGAAATGTCTCTGAAGACTGTCTCCCATTTATACTTAAAAACTCATGTGAATTCTGCTCTCTCCTCATTATATTCATGTTCATTTTAATCTAAAAGAATGTGTCTTCCCTACTCATCTTCAAGCCAAATTGACACTCCAGAAAGAGGAGCCGTTTTTCAATCTGTGGCTTCCTGCAGCCTGACACAGGGCTGGCTGCATCAACCCCCATATTAAGAAATAGCTCAGTGATTAGAACTCGCTGCCTACCTGCTGAGGGCCTGCGCTGGGGAAGGCCAAGAGGAGACAGGGAAGAAGCAGACCTTGGCCCTGCCCTCTAAGGGGTAAGTCCTAGATGGAATATGGCCAGAGATTGTATTCAAAATATGAATTCCCCTTAAGGCATGAGCACCAGCCAATCAGAACGGTAGCACTGGAGCAGAGTGGGGGTGGCCCTTGCTATGCCAAGCTTTAACCCTTTGGTTGCTGGACTCCAGGGAGATCTTGGGGACCCCCAGAAAGAGTATGGGGTCTTCAAGGAATGGAGAGGATACTCAAGAGGCCATTGGAAATGGTTATTTACCAACTGGTACTGGGAACTGTAATGAGGAACAGCTTCCATTTAGAACCACCCTACAGGTGGCCCGGATTTGGAGGCAAGGAGACACCAGGTGATGTACCAACCTCCCTGAGTCATTATTGGTATCAAGTCCCGGATGAGACCCTTAAAGCAAAGGACACAAAGAGACATTCTACCTTTGGAGCAATAATGTGAGAGAAGTAGTCACAGATGAGGGCAACCCCCAGGCCCTCAGTTTCTACTGTTTCTTCTTACTACTCCCTAGAGAATCAATTTCTCTCCAAGCGACTAGGCAGCTCTTTCCAGGGCTATTCTGTTGGCACAAGGGGACTCTAAGTCGGCAGACCTTGTCTACTGGGGACGACAGCTTCATGTTCCCCAATTCTTGATGCTCGAACAACAGATAACCTAAAGCATTATCGTATCCCGTGCAGATAAAAAGACTTAGCTACTGCACCTTCCCCATTCGTTCCCCAAACTGCAGCTCCAGACCCATGTATGTCCACTCAGCAACCACATTCCGACTCCCAATAAGCACTTCCAGCCCACCTCCTCTTCTCTAAGCCTATTCTCTCTGCTGCCTCTTATTTTAGCTCAAGATACCATCAACCTCGCCTTCATCCAAGCTAGAACCCTACCCAACTCCGCTGTCAATCACCTTTCATCTCCTGTTGTTCAGGAcccagcttaaatgtcaccttgtCTTCAGAACAAGGAGGTTtaatcattctctctttctctctttgctcCTGAACCATTTCATATGTGTCTCTGGAAGAACCCTTACTATATTTTGCTATAATTGCATCTACATGTCAGTTTCTTCTGCTAATGGTGAGGAACTCAAGGGCAGGGATCTGCATCTCGTGCATTTTACCATCATCATGACTTATTGCTGAAGATTAAGCTTTGAGGGAATGAATTGCTTCTAAGGGAAAGTACATACATTCTGAATTCTACTGCACTTGCTGAAAGAGTAAGGTGAATTCTTTAGCTGAACGCTTCCCATCCAGAATGGAGCGGCAGAATTCTTCATTTCCCGAGAGACAGACCCTGCAAGAAGAGCTCAGCAGCTGGATTTCCTGGCCATAAATccattctcctctctccctgttgactccacatttttttaaaaataggtatttcCAGCCTAAAAGTGACAGTTACCTCTGAGGTTTATAAaggatgtatttttctttccccttctcttaGGGTTAAGCAACATCATCGGCATCATAGTTTATATATCAGCCAATGCTGGAGACCCCGGGCAGCGTGACTCCAAAAAGAGCTACTCCTATGGCTGGTCCTTTTATTTCGGAGCCTTCTCTTTCATCATCGCGGAAATTGTAGGAGTCGTCGCTGTGCACATCTATATAGAAAAACATCAGCAGTTACGTGCCAAATCCCACTCGGAGCTCCTGAAGAAATCTACCTTTGCTCGCCTTCCACCCTACAGGTATAGATTCCGGAGGCGGTCAAGTTCCCGTTCCACAGAGCCCAGATCCCGAGACCTGTCCCCCATCAGCAAAGGCTTCCACACCATCCCCTCCACTGACATCTCAATGTTCACCCTTTCCCGGGACCCCTCAAAGATCACCATGGGGACCCTCCTCAACTCCGACCGGGACCATGCTTTTCTACAGTTCCACAATTCCACGCCCAAAGAGTTCAAAGAGTCGTTGCATAATAATCCGGCCAACAGGCGCACCACGCCCGTCTGAACTGacttctgccctctgccctccaccCCAGCACAGCCCGGTGGGAAGTGGACAGAGGTGTCTCTGAGGTTGCATGGCATGGTCCTCGTGATGGTATTACTTTTTACAAAGACTGAAACCAAATGGACTCAGCCCTCTCCCACAGTTTGCCCCTCTCCCTCCAGGTCCTAACCCCTCTGTCCCTCCCCGACTTTTCAAGCCAATCCCATGACGTCTCTCTCTGTGTATCTGTGCcagatgttttcctttcttccttctttactgGAAGGACCTCCACATTCTTCCCTCCTTGGAAGAGGACTTTACTCAAAGTCACGGGTGgtggctggtggggggggggcgggggggatctCCGAATCCCCAGACTTGTGCATAGTTGTCCCCATTGTCCACTCCAAATCCTCAGGACACCAACGGCCCAGGTGGCCCTGAGGGAGGCATTCACCTTTCTGTGTTAGAAAAACATGCCCAGAAATCAAAGATGTCAGAGCCCTGAAGCAGCTACTGTAATAAGCACTCACGTATTAAAGGTTTTGCCTTGTCGTAACCCACAGAGCTGGGGTGCTTTGTTTCTTCTGGGTAATTCCTGCACAAATTTACAAATTCATTTGCCCTGCCCTCAAACTGCCTCATGTATGTGTTGGAAGCTGAGCTTTGCTCTTCCACATTCTAGCCACTAGGAAGGATCCTCCTTTACCTCTGGAGGCCAGCAGGGTGCTCCTACCAATGTCAGAGTCTGTGTGTCTCTCACCTAAATCCCGGGAAGCTACTGGGGGCAAGCATGTGTTCAAAAATCTGGCTCTGGCACCCAGTAGCTCTAGGACCTTGGGAAAACCCACCCGACCTTCAAACCTCAgtctcctcgtctgtaaaatggagcatGGTACAGTATTCTCCTCCACAGAGTTGTGAGACTTAAATAAaacttcatgtgtaaaatgactAGCACACTGCAAATaatcaatatgtatatttttaaatttttggatgAATTCTGGGTAGAGTGAGCATTATCTGagtttgggctgccataacaaatactaTAGAtcagggtggcttaaacaatagatatttatttctcacatttctggaggctgggaagtttaagatcagggtgccagcagatttggctcttggtgagggctctcttcctggcttgcagacagctgccttctcactgtgtcctcacttggtAGAGCCACTAACTCCATCAcaagggccccaccctcatgacctcatctaacctaattaccttccaaaggccccatctccaaatatcacCACATCAAGGGTTAGGGCTTCGATAAGTGAATTTGGATGGTGGGGAGGGACCCCATTCAGTCCACAGCAAGCATGATGGCAGGAAGATAGAAGCCAAATGGGAGctattcttttttggggggaagggtGTACTTTGCACAGGCTCTGAGAGGCACAGGGGCAGGGGGGTAGAAAGTGGAAGGACATTTGAATAGTTTGAAAAATTGATATCAGAAAGcatgagaagggcttccctggtggcacagtggttaagaatctgcctgccaatgcaagggacacgggttcgtgccctggcctgggaagatcccacattctgcagagcaactaagcccatgtaccacaactactgagcctgagctctagagcccacaagccacaactactgagcccacgtgtcacaactactgaagcccgcgtgcctagagcccgtgctctgcaacaagagaagccatgacaatgagaagcccgcgcaccgcaacaaagagtagcccctgctcgttgcaactagagaaagcccgcgcagagcaacgaagacccaacacagccaaaaatgaatgaatgaataaataaataaaagcatgagAAATGGATGTCACCTCTGCCCACAGTGACTCCTGGGGTGCTTGTGGTGCACGCCAGCTCGTCACACCTCCAAGGAGCTTCCCACTTCTGAGGTTCAGTCACTCAAGGGGGCAGAGTTATGGTCATAGGAGCTCATGCTTACCTGACACTGTTGGTACCTGGTTGTGTTCTACAACCTTACACATATTGTACCATTTAATCCTCTagaaatatccccattttaccaaggaggaaactgaggccagagagggtaTGTGATTGCCCACACTTCATCCCTGCTACAACCTTGAAGTCCTGGGAAGCCAGTCAGATGCCTGCACTCACATCCTCAGTGAATTTTATTGTAAAGCGCAGACTAGTAACAATTTGTTTTGTTTGACACTTGAGAGTCATTGTATGCAAATTACACCCATACATCAAATTACCTCATTGAATCCTTAAGACAACCCCACATGTAGTAGAAATTATTATCCGTATTTTGGCaggtgaggaaatagaggctcAAGAAGAGTATCTTAGGAGCTGGTGAACAGAGCCAGCGTTTAGAGGCAAGCCTCTGCTTCCTAATTTGACTGATTTCCTCCCTCTGCCAGCATTTCCCAAATCTCAGTCATCTGAGTTCAACCATTGCGAAGTGTTTCACATCCACATACCACATTAACCATTATTTATTTGATGTTTCTCTTTAAATTGACTCATTTTTTACTTCAATAAATACATCTCGAAAGTGAACTTTATATCGctactgtaaaaaagaaaactggaattgcTTGCCGTAAGCAAATGGTAACTgggaaaataaatacagtaaaaacAACACAAGCACACCATACTCTAGCTGCTGCCTGTTCTGAGCCGAAGGCCAGCTGCCTGCTCTTTGTAAAAAGGATATAACCAAAACGTTAGAAAGATTAGTTAAGATATGCTGGCACCAAAGATGCTTGCTTTGGCTTAATCAGGAGAACCAGAGAGGGGAAAACCTTCTCACTAATACTTCTCTCGAATATTGCATCTGTGTGTCACATCAAGTTATCTCACCCCACACTTTGGGAAAAGTGGCTCCAGGCACCCTTGGAGAGGGAAGGATCTGGGAGATGGAGTAAATAGGTGATGAATACTCTGAAGGGGAAGAAGGAGCAACCTGCAGCCCTGGGAACTACGAGTTTGTCAAAAACAAGGCATCTGGGGAGTTGATCGGGGATGGGGAGAAAGGTCCCAGGGGCTTAACTAGCTGGGTGTCTGCTCTGGAGACCTAGTACAGAGCCTTCTGCAAAGGCCAGAGAGCAGGAGGAGGAAAGCAGGCACCTGACGCCTGGAAGGACCCCCGCACCTCTAGGTCTGCTCCCTGCAAGGTTTTGGTGCATGGGCCGTCAGAGTGCCTTTGCTTGAAGACTGATCAGCTGGACCCAGCTAGCTGACatcaaataaatattcatatCAACACTCCTGGTTCACAGCCAGGACCCTGGGCAACCCTGGTCATCCAAACCCCTGTGAAGAGTATTCACATGCACTAGGCTCCCACTGTGTGTGCCAAGCAATGTGCCAGGAACTTCTCTTATTTTGTCTCATTAATCCTAAAATTCgaggtaggtactattgttaACCCATTGGATAGATGTTGAAACTTGCAAAGAGAAAGCAAAGCAGGTCCTCCAACCTAATTCCAAAGCCTACGCAATAGCCACTCACTAATCATCTCTGGTCACACTTCTCAAATCTCTTGCTCCCTCGCTGAGTTTCCAACCTTCTTCTCCCCACAATGCAGCTCCCTTTCCCAGCCCACTCGTTTCTGGACCAGCAGCGTCCTACGGCCAATCTCAAGACCAGAACCTTGGGGTTTCTCTTTTATACTTCTCTATTCTGCGGCCCCGAGAGCTGATCTTTAGCCAGGTTCTTCTCTACCTTTCGAGAGGGCATAACATTCAAGCAGGCAAACTCTGCAGCTGCACTGCCCAGATTTGAATCCCAACTTTGCATTTATCAGCCATGAGAACTTTCACAAGATAATCTCCCTGTGCCTCAActtccccagctgtaaaatggacaCAAAAATAGTCCTCACTCCATAGGTTGGtggtgaggattcaatgagctTATTTTCATAAAGCATTTGGAACTGTACTTGAAACACTATAATCAccatataaatgttagctattattatttaatacTGTTCACAGATTTATGTTTTTCCTCCTGGGCCCTTTCCCCCTTGTTTTCCAGGTTGTGTTGACACTCTTCTGCTCTAATCAAGCCAGTGTCCACATACTTATTCCCAATTCTCTAACTTTGTCAATGAGTATTATCCCTGCCTGCAATGTTTTCCCTTGTCCTCTCCAAATTCTTGTCCATTCTTCAAGGCCAAGATTAAGCCTCATCCCTTCCACGAAGTCTGTAGTGATTTCTCGGGCCACACAATCTCTCACTTcgtggcattcattcattcactcactcactcattcattcattcattcatctagcacttattactgagtacctactatgtgtcagaaacAACCATAATCCCCACAGATATGACcactgccctcatggaactcCCAGTCCAGTACTAAACAAGTACTAAAGTCCTAAACAAGTAAACACACACATCAACATCATTTACAACTGCGATCTGTGTCATAAAGGGAAGGTAGAGAGTAAAAAGTACACAGGCATGTAAACAGAGGGCTCTAATTTTGATGGAGAGTCAAGGAACAGGAGTTGGCATTTACAATTATACCTAAAGGTAGAGCTAACATTATCCAAATAAAAGAGGGACACATGGAGGGAGAAAAAACCCAagcgtgtgcaaaggccctgagactgGAAAGACCCCTCCTCCAAAAAAGTCAGTAAAGCTGGAGCACATACAGGAAGAGTAGCATCAGATGAGACTAAAAGAAAAGCTGGATCCAGAGGATGTCAAATTACAGGCATGTTAAAGCTCTTGAATTTTGATCCTAAGTACATTCAGAAGCCATTTAAGAGTTTTAATGAGGGATACAGAAATTTTATATGATAGGTACCCAGTGAAATACTAGTTTCATAAATATTATCTTTAGAAGTACTTCTTTAAGAGCTTGTACACTGCCTGCTTTATCCACAGTCTCTGGTAGGTGGACATGATCATGAATTGGACATGACCTTGCCCCCAGGCACAGCTGATTAGATCATAGATTGCACCTCATCTAAGGCTAGCCAACCCATTCATAGCGT
Protein-coding regions in this window:
- the CACNG3 gene encoding voltage-dependent calcium channel gamma-3 subunit — encoded protein: MRMCDRGIQMLITTVGAFAAFSLMTIAVGTDYWLYSRGVCRTKSTSDNETSRKNEEVMTHSGLWRTCCLEGAFRGVCKKIDHFPEDADYEQDTAEYLLRAVRASSVFPILSVTLLFFGGLCVAASEFHRSRHNVILSAGIFFVSAGLSNIIGIIVYISANAGDPGQRDSKKSYSYGWSFYFGAFSFIIAEIVGVVAVHIYIEKHQQLRAKSHSELLKKSTFARLPPYRYRFRRRSSSRSTEPRSRDLSPISKGFHTIPSTDISMFTLSRDPSKITMGTLLNSDRDHAFLQFHNSTPKEFKESLHNNPANRRTTPV